CGATTTAGAGCGACTGGGTGCCTCGGTGGAAAATCCCTTTTTCACCTCCTGCGGCATCATAAAAACCTTAGAGGTTTGTGCAAAGGCATCTGAAATTTTAGACACCGATACAGATTACAGAGCAGAATGTTTGAAAATTAAAGAAGCTTTGCTCGCATCTCTTCCCCATGACGGCGATAAATATGTGCCTTTCAAAGGGTGTACCCAAAAAAGCATCGCTGTTTGCACCGGCAAATATCCTTTTGATGTGCTTTCCAACGATGACCTAAAGCTTTCTACTGCCCTGTATGACTTTATGCAGTACGAAACCACCTACGGCAACATGTACCCGTTAGGCAAAAAAATGTCTATCTGGTATGCAGCCTGGAAATCCCTTGCCTTTGCCAGAATGGGCAATGCTAAAGAGGCTTTCCGTGGGATCGAGCAGGCACTCCGGTCGGTTGGCGTATTTACCGAGTGCTTTGAAATCAACGAAAACGATGCGCTGTACCGTCCCTGGTTTTCCACCGCAGCAGGGGTACTTTGCAGTGCGGTCAATGAATCTCTTTTACAAAGCGACGGTAAAAACATCTATCTGCTTCCGGCACTTCCCGAGCACATCAAAAACGTGTCCTTTAAGCTTTCAGCAAAGGGCGGTGCAACGGTGGAAGCCGTCATTCAAAACAACCAAATTCAAAAGCTTGACATCAGCTTTAAACAAACCGCAACGCCAAAGCAATTTAACATCTACTTACGCGGAAACCTTATCAAATAAAATAGAACGCTATCCTGATTGGATAGCGTTCTTTTCATGTTCTTTTTTTACATCAGAGTACCAGCGAGGGCGCAGTATAAACGCGTGCCGCAAGCTCATTGTTTAACATGTAAAGGCTCTTGGGATCGGAGCCGAACAGCTCCATTTTGGTAATCATGTCGTTGGCGTTGGTTTCTTCCTCGCCCTGTTCCTTTACAAACCAGTCCAAAAACTGCATGGTGCGGAAATCCTTTACGTCATAAGCTGCCGCATAAATGTCGTTAATCAGGCTTGTTACATATTCTTCATGTTCAAGACCTGCCTTCAATACTGCCATATCCGAGCTTAATTCCTTATCGGGCTTTGCAATGGCTTCCAAGGTTACCTTTTCGTTGTTGTTCTGCAGGTACTGATAAAACAGCATCGCATGGTCTCTTTCTTCCTGCGCCTGAATGTAGTACCAGTTTGCAAAGCCGTCTAAGCCGCGGTCTTCAAAATAGTTGGAAAAATCCAGGTACAGATACGCCGAATAAAACTCCTTATTGATTTGTTGGTTTAACAATTCTCTTACTTTTGCATCTAACATTTTTATATTCCTCCTTTTATTTAATCACAAAGCTCTTCGGCAAGGGCTTTGATTTGATTTTCATTTTCTTTGCTCATAGCGGAAAGAATTTTGATTTCGGTTTCCGCATAGGTTAAATTCTTGCTTTTTTCAAGCATCCCTTTCATAACCTTGGTCGCCATGGGTGTCCAGCTTCCGTTCTCAATGAACGCCACCTTTCGGTTCTGAAAATTCCGCTCGGTAAGCCCATCAATAAAGGTACGCATGAACGGGAAAACATCTGCATTATAGGTGGTGGTTGCCAGCACAATTTTGCCGTAACGGAACGCATCTTCAATGGCCTCTGCCATGTCTACGCGTGCCAAATCATTCACAACCACTTTCTGTCCCATTGCTTTAAGGGCTTCCGCAAGTGCCAAAACTGCTTTTTTCGTGTTGCCGTAAACCGATGTGTAGGCAATTAAAACACCGTCCGATTCCACACCGTAGCTTGACCAGGTATGATAAAGGTTTATGTAATACCCCAAATTCTCCGAAAGCACAGGCCCGTGTAGGGGACAAATGATTTCAATATCCAGATTGCTTGCTTTTTTCAGAACTGTCTGCACCTGCGCGCCGTATTTGCCCACAATGCCCACATAATACCGTCTTGCCTCGCAGGTCCATTCTTCGTCCACATCAAGTGCGCCGAATTTGCCGAACGCGTCTGCCGAAAACAGAATTTTGTCGGTAGAATCGTATGTCATAAGTACTTCGGGCCAGTGCACCATAGGTGCGGTGATAAAGGTTAAAGTGTGTGCGCCTAAAGCCAATGTATCTCCCTCGCCCACAACCAATTGTCTGTCCTTTAAATCGCTTCCGAAAAATTGCTTCATCATGGTAAATGCCTTTTGGGATGCTACAATTTTTGCATCCGGATACGCTTTAGTAAACCGCAAAAGACTTGAAGAATGGTCCGGCTCCATGTGCTGAACAATCAGGTAGTCGGGTGCTTTCCCCACAAGGGCTTTTTCGATATTTAAAAGCCATTCGTCCGCAAAACCGATTTCCACCGAATCCATGATTGCAATCTTTTCATCTATAATTGCAT
The Clostridia bacterium genome window above contains:
- a CDS encoding ferritin, producing MLDAKVRELLNQQINKEFYSAYLYLDFSNYFEDRGLDGFANWYYIQAQEERDHAMLFYQYLQNNNEKVTLEAIAKPDKELSSDMAVLKAGLEHEEYVTSLINDIYAAAYDVKDFRTMQFLDWFVKEQGEEETNANDMITKMELFGSDPKSLYMLNNELAARVYTAPSLVL
- a CDS encoding FprA family A-type flavoprotein, with the translated sequence MHITKDVKYVGVNDHKIDLFEGQYVVPNGMAYNSYAIIDEKIAIMDSVEIGFADEWLLNIEKALVGKAPDYLIVQHMEPDHSSSLLRFTKAYPDAKIVASQKAFTMMKQFFGSDLKDRQLVVGEGDTLALGAHTLTFITAPMVHWPEVLMTYDSTDKILFSADAFGKFGALDVDEEWTCEARRYYVGIVGKYGAQVQTVLKKASNLDIEIICPLHGPVLSENLGYYINLYHTWSSYGVESDGVLIAYTSVYGNTKKAVLALAEALKAMGQKVVVNDLARVDMAEAIEDAFRYGKIVLATTTYNADVFPFMRTFIDGLTERNFQNRKVAFIENGSWTPMATKVMKGMLEKSKNLTYAETEIKILSAMSKENENQIKALAEELCD